In Chelonia mydas isolate rCheMyd1 chromosome 7, rCheMyd1.pri.v2, whole genome shotgun sequence, the sequence AAGCTATTTCAAAGCAGTTCCATCACCTCCAGTTAAGGATCACAGCCTTATCAACAGCACCTCCCATCAAAAATAACTGACAGACTTAAGAGTTGGCCAGGACACTAGTCCTCCTCCACAGCCAGGTGATGGCCAACCACTGGCACCCTTTCTGTTCCCTACCCAGATGGCCCCAATGCCAAGGAAATCTTGCAGACCACTGCCTCGCTTGCTGAACAGACTGAGTGCTGGCCTGCTGGAGGGTCCTACAGTTATAACTGGGAATATTCACATATGTCCTGAAACAAATAACGGTCCAAGGCAGTTTTCCTAGCACCCAGCAGATTAGCTAGGGAAGAAAACCCAGCTTCTGCTTTGGAAAAGCCCTGGAGAATTTAGAAGAAAACTCAAACCTTACTGCAAAATTTTAACCATCCTATAGAACTGACGTGCCAATTAAATCCTCCGCCCGCCCGCCACACCCTCGTGCGATTCTATAAAACAGCTGAAAAGCCTGCACTACGAGTCTCATTCGCGGCTAAAATACTATAGGTTCTGAGGGGTTTACAGAAATTACTTGAGTACCTTTCTGTGCAGCCCTACAGCTTTCATCCCTATTACATTCTACAGGACTTTTCCATGAGGAAAGAATctttcctggagctgctgctatgCAGTCCTGGCTGCAGCTGTCCTTTCACCACCTGGCATTCTAATAGGGGGAGCCTGATCATTATAACACCCGCAAATTGCTCTGGCACAGATTGCGCACAGGGCAGCTATAAAACCTGCCTCTTTCTGACtaagagtgagtgagagagagaaaacaggcaaACAGCAGCCCTTACATCAACAGggactcctgcccctgccccaggcagtgcGTTCACACACTCTCAGCTTCTCTTTGCGCCACAAAATAAAAGCGCAGAGTCCCTCATTAAACCATACCTTGCTACTGAGATGGAGCTCTGAAAACCACACAAGCACAGCCACAGATCCAAATCAACCAGCCAGGAAAGAGGTTTTTAGACAAATGGATTTAATCCATTGctttttcctaaataaataaagcaaggaGGCATAGCCAAAATTCATCTAATTCTGCCAGGCTGCATGCCCATTTCTGCAAGCCTGAGCCACTGCTCCTGCAGAAGTGGGCACCCAGCTATGCAAACGGTTGCAGATGCACTCAGAAGGGGGGGACACTCAGTCACCCCCCCGGTCGAAGCAGCCAGGCCAGCACTTAGTGTAGACTAGCAGCCAGTGCTTGGACTCCACATGCAGCATGCAAGAGTGAAGTCAGCTCAGCCCTTTCTCAGGAGAGTTATGCAAGGTGGGTTAGCACTTTCTGAGGCAGCATTCCTCCCTCTACCTTTACTTGGACTTTAGTCTCTGCAGTGGGGGAAATGTGCTGCTCTGGGCGGCTGTTTTCCCCCATTCCCAGGCAACCCCCATTTTTCCCACCTCACCTGTTATCCACCCAGATGTTTTGCAGGGGGGACACATGAAAGAGTTAAGATTTTGTTCCTCCCACATGCCTGGGGCCAACTTCAGCTCTCAGTCACATGTGCACAAGTCCCTTGGATTGGGATGGGAGCTGTGTGCAAGCTGCTTGGTTTTGAAAGGAAAACTCTCGTCAAAGATGGGATGATTATAAACAACTCCAGCTTGGAATCCAGTGTGTTCAGAGGCCCAGCAACCCACGTCCCAATCTGTAAGGGACCTGATGGCTGAGGAAAGCAGGCTGCACTAAAGAAGAAATGACCATTTCTCTGTGCATCTCTGAAGGGCTAAGTCACAATGCATAAAAGAAAGGAGCAAAGCCAGATTTCTAGAGAAGGAAACGTTTGAGcaaatacgtgtgtgtgtgtgtacactcaAAGAGGAGTCCCAGCCCAGAATGTCTAAGCTTTGAAAGTACAAGAACTAAGTTGTAAGTAGGGCTGGTCTAAAAACTGCAACTGAAATACATTCCTGCTAGAAAATGGGGCTCTgtcaaaaatcacatttctgccCCGCACCCCAAGAAAAGATGGATTTTGGTGGAATTTTCCACAGGTAAAAATCTTAAACCAAAGCTTTTGTTTCAGGCTGGGCTGACAGTCTTTGTGTCAGGCTgagctgccacagtgcctcatgggagtagTAGTTCAGATGCTCCATGCCCTCTTCCCCCCTGTGCGTTGGGCTctccagctggactacatctcccatgaggtCAACAGACtgaactaaaacccctccaatgtccactgaaaatgacaaaatactggaatttcccacagaatggaaatcTCATTTTTCAGCTGTGGCTAACTGGAAGCTATTAGAGATGGGAGCGAAGCCGGAACCAGTCACCACTGAGCTTTGGGGGAGATCAGATCCAGATCTGTATCTAAACTTCACAGCCCCTTCTCCTAAGCCAACCTCAATCCCCACGTTGCAGCTCAGGCTCATTGCGGCAGAACTGGGTCTATTCCCTGTTTGGAGCAGGAATGTACTGCTCAGACAAGGACAATGCTGCAGTGAGAGATCCCGCTCACAGCTGACAGTCGTGTTACCTTTTGATACTAGACTCATACTCAGTCCTCTGTTTGCTCAGTCCTGTCTTTAGCTCTGAAACCAGGCTCTGCAGAGCCCTGGAGCATTTGGCTGAGTCTttggaagcagccgccaggtcaCTCTGCTCGCTGCAGCTGCTGATGCACATTTCGAACCTTTCCATGCTGTTCTCCAGGTCCACAGTCTTGACCTCGCTCTGCGACAGCGAGCCCTGAGTGGCCCATTCCGTTTTGAGGGAGCTTAAAGCAGAGGAGTCACTGGCCCGGCAGGCCGGGCAGCTGCTGACAGAATCGACGACAGAGATCTCACAGGACGAGGTGGACCAAGCAGTGCTGGAGATGCTGTGTGCGCTCAGggagaggctggaggaggggacgTTGTCGTAGGTGGAGAGTCTTTGGGATGAACCTGAGTCTTTCACCCGCTCCCCAGAGGACGTCCGGCGGTGGCCTCGGAGAGAGTACAGTCCATTCATCAGCCAGTTCCCGCTGGAGGAGAGATTAGGAATGTCTAAGGACGAGCTACCCAGCTTGGGGCTGACAGACCTTGCCCCCTGTTGCCGGAAGGAGTACTTCCAGGTGGGTAATGTCTGCACCCTCTTGCTGGGGCTGGTGGCAGGCTGGGTGGCTTTGCTGCTGTGCTCCTGAGGGGCGTTTTTCGCCAGCAAGCTGGGCGTGGCGTCCGGCGCCATGGCACTGCTAGAAGGCAGGTCGGCAGGGCTGGAGGCGCTCTTCTCCGACCTGCTCTCCTCCCCATCTTCCTCGGAGATCCACTCCACCATGCTGCGCTGCAGCACAGAGCGGGCTTCGGGCTGAGCCCCGGCCACGTCGGCCTGCGAAATGGCAAAGATTTGTCCGTGTTCACTTATCAACACCGTCATCAAGTGCTGGACCAGCGAGGTGCCTGCGGGGAGAGAACAGAGGCAAGAACTTAATGCGAGAAACAAGAAGGCCTTGGATATTCGTTTCCTGTCTGAAAGAAACCCCCGGGCTCTTCAGGGGCATGTCCTtgagcaccaagcacaatgggtcTGTATAAGCAATACATAGCAAGGACTCTGGCCACCTTTCCTTCAAGGACTGCAGAAGGGGAGTGAGTATCATTGTTCCCATTATTAGAAAGGggagaaatgaggcacagaagACCCTGATCCAGACCAGTTACCACAATACAGATCATTAACTCCCACTCCCTCTTGCCCTAACCACTACACCATGCTTCCTCCCCCTGTTAAGCAAAGAATCCTGGAGAAAGCTTGACACCAGTGTAATTTTCCTGTACATAGGTTATGTGGATGGGTGGATTCCCATATGTAAGCAGAACAAATGGTTTTCTGCAACATTCAATCCAAATACCTGTTTCTATACTTCTGTTTCAAATGGAGTTGTTGTGATCTTCAATCCTGTCCTGAAGTGTTAAACACCTGTGATGTCCCAACCTCAAAAGTGGCTGCTTTTCAAGATAGACAAAGTCACCCCTCGTTTACATATCAGTTTGGAAAGTGCCAtagaaataagatttttaaattaCTGTGATAGATTCAtttttggtgtaactccattgacttcagttgagttacCCTACTTTAGCTTTCTTACCCTACCCTACTTTAACTCATCAAAGTTGAGCAAAATACTCTATGCAGAATGTCAGAAAATTGACAAATGGCCAATCCATAAGTGAGCTCTAATTGTTTTTTCAGCAGTGAAACAAAAACTAGTAGAAAAAGCCATTTATCAAAGTATTTTCTACCATATAAATGAGAAAATCACGATCAACAGCAATTTCATTAATTACCGTTTATCTTTTTTGTTGAAGATCAATGAAGAATaaggccaaacttttcaaataTGGGCACTTAAAAATATGTACTTACAACTATAGTTACAGGATCTCAATAAGAGGCCTGATATTTTGAGATGCTGAGATCCTACAACTTCTATTGAAGTCCACAGGAGATGGGAGAACTAAACACTTATAAAAATTAGACTGCTTATTTGGTACCTAAATACGGATTCAGGGCCCCAACTTTAAACATTTTGGTTTCTATGTTTAAGAAAAGCCCCATTTTAAAGGTATATTGTTAATGGCTCAGAGTATTTCTCTGTATCTTTTTACACAGacagaatataagaatggctatgctgggtcagagcaatggtccatctagcccaatatcctgtctgatGGCAGCCAGTGCCAGATCCCACTTTACTCCTTGAGCTGAAGAGCAGCTATATTAGGCAGAATCCCTTCCCCCTTCCACCATTTATATCTAACTGATCTTTTGCCCTCAATGGACAGTAACATAAAGCATCCCTCATGCTGTCTGCTTAGGACTCGACATGTATTCTTTCCAAAGATGGTCACAGGCTGCAAAGTTTAGAGCAGGATCCCAGCTTTTCTCCAGGTTGGAGATATTTGAATCCAGGATTCTGGTTCAAGTCAATATCTAATTACTTCATTTGACAGTTTGAGAAGAGTGCACCCAAGTAAGGAACCTGTGGAAATGTACATACAGTATAAACACTATGATCAGCAGCTGAATTCCATAACATGCCCTGGGTCGTCATCACCTGGGCCCTCTGGCTCTAAAAGCATGGGACTCAGCTCACTGACCTAGTCTGTCAGCTGAGGCAGGAGACGCTATAGCAGGAGATGCTATAGCAAGGGCTCATCATCCTGTGTGTGTGGCCCAGCCACCATTAGAGAGGGACAGAGTACCccagtgagtgggtgtgggtacAGCTAATCACCCATGTGAGCTTGGGGAATAATCCCAACATGTGCAGCTCAACACAGAGCACAGGGTCTCAGAGACATTCCCCTTTAAGTTAAGTGTCAACGTTACTGCTGGTAACATGGCCTATATCCTCTTGCTTGGCCTCCATCCACTAGCGGGCAGTGGTATTTGTCAGACACACCGGGTGAAGTTGAGCCCATAGCAAGCTGAGCCTTAACCTCCTAGGCCTCCATTCATAGATTGGGAGGCCTGAAggaaccattgtggtcatctagtctacccccctgtgtaacacaggctcGAGAACTGTCCCCTGCTAGTTAAGCAGGGTGCCCACTCTCTGTGTCTTTAGGAAGCTCATTTGGACCTTAGACTAAAGGCAGTTCCTTTTCAGAGGATGAGAATGACTGTTTTATCCGAAGTAATTCCATCACGCATAGCACGCTTCCCCTGACACTCTTGGAGTTCAGAACAGAGCAAGGGGCAGATTTCAGCCACTTTGCAATTAGCATCTTGGTGCCAGACGTTGGATGGCGCCAGCAGAACTGCCCCTGTTGTTCAGCCCCTGCATTGGTTGCACATGCCTTGCTGAGATGTGCACCACTGTGATTGTAGACCACAGTTCCATGGAGCAGTAGGCTGTTCCTCGGCTCTGAAGCAGAACTGCAGCCAGAGAGAGCGCCCAAGACCTTTGTTGGCCCTTGAGGAGGTGGATATTTCAAGCTTCGGATGCTGGGACATGCTTCAGAGATGGGGAATTTTGTATGTTTGTGACAGAGACTTGTACAGAGCAGGGAGCGTCCGATGCCATACAGCTCCTTGTTTTCTGATTAGTTTTATGCAGCCTCATTCCTTTTTGAATAGCCTCTCTGATTTCTCTCGTGGGTCTAATAAAAGCAGAGGGCTGGGCGAGGAGACGATATAGCTGACAATGTACATTACGGTTTCTGTAAGAGGGTGGGTGTAATTACACACTGAGAAAGGCATAAGGGGAGGGAAAAGTAGCAAAAACAACCAACAGGAGGTGTAAGAAGGTGCATGGTACAGCCAAGATGGCCTGACGTACGTTGATTTACTGCTGAGTAACAAACACTGCCATTTACCACCATATCACATTGCTTCTGAACTTGGCTGAAGGGCCCACAGAATATGTTTGAAACACTATGATTGCCCTATATTCCAGAAATGATGCTTGGTAATAAATGCTTTGACCCAAGTCCCCATTTCTTGGCTACCAATATCCAGCATCCCCAACGGAGGGGGCTcaacttcaaaagaaaaatgagcAGATCAtcacaaaacaagaaagaattaAAGTGGGGAATTGCTTTTTAGGTGCTGATCATTGCCCGGTACTTTGTGCCTGGGTTTCTCAGACAAATCCTTGGATCAGCCTTCATCAAACAACAGATATTTATAACTCCCCAACAGGACTAGGTCCCCGTTGGTGCTGATCCCAGTCACGGGAAGGAGAAAGTGTTCTGCACCCCAGGAGATCTGCACTTACATGGTCTTGAATGGACAAATCTGCACTCAGCTCAAATGGCAATTAAAATGTTATTCTTAAGattatgcatttgtacagcaagGTCTGCATTAGGGGTGTGATTCGGGTGGTGTGAACAGTTAGGCTAAAACTCATAACAAACAAGCAACCACTTTATAGCAGTCACTGTGCTGCTCTCAGAGTTTCATGGAAACAGGGAGAAAACTCAGATCTTCCTGCTCTGAAAACACAGGCCTCTACCACTGGAGCTACACAGTCAAGTAGTTCTAAATACATCCACTAGCAGGGCAGCAGCACACACATGCAAAACAGACCTGTCTGTGCAAGCCATCCTTGCGCTGGCTGGACTGACAGCAGTTACTGTGGCTCTCGCACACTCAATATTGCCCCATCTGTGTTGAGATGATACTAGCCACACTGCCCCACTGGGAAGAGCCCATGCCTCGGAAGCCCAGAGCATGTGGAAGAGGAGAAGTTTGGCTCTCCCACCGCGCCCACTCTTTTCTCACAGCCTATTTCACCCCATCCTGCCATGTTCCATTCTCCCCAGCTCAGCAATCCCTGCAGTAAATTGCAAGAAGGACGCCCTGCATGCAGTGAAAGCCAGCTGCAGCGCAGCCAGATATTTGTGGGCGCTTTTCTCTTTCTAGCTGAGCCACAAATACAGGAAAGGGACATCCTCTCAGTGGGACCGGCTTTATGAGCCAGCGTCAGGAACGACTCCATAGTTATGGCTGCGTCCAGGCTTCCATTCTAAGCTCTGTTTTCTGCCCTCCTCATTTTGAACTGAAGCAACCGATTTGTTTGGGACATGTCAGGAATAGAATTTTTCTAGGGATTTTGTAAAGTTTAAGATTAAAGACTTTTAAAGGCAAGTTGATCCAAAACTAACAGTGATTTTAAACTGATGCCCTGGGTCTTGCCTTTGTCCCACATGTTCTCAGCACAGCAAGCATTTTGGAAGCCCATGCTTggaagggtacatctacactgaagcTGTGAGGGGTATTTCCAGCTAAGAGAGACCTACGCGCACTctctctgctcaagctagcacctaaaaatagcagtggcaCTGGCCGGCTGAGTCCAAGCCTGAGGTACATACTCCCATATTGCCTCACTGCAGAGGTGATACGGGAGGCTGTTCCAAGTGCTAAGGGAAATGGTGTGTCCCATGCACAGGCATTGACTGAGAGGATGCCCAGCTTGCTGCCAGTGATGGCTCCCCCCATGACATTATCTGTAGTGTATATGACAAATGGCATCTTATTTCTGGCAGCAACACTTTACAAGCGGCTTCCCTGCGGGTCCAGAACATGGCCCCCTCTCCTTAATGAGAGCACCTACCCTCCATGATGGTGACTGGATCTTCCATTTTGGGCCGCAGTATATTTGGGCCGAACACCGTAGCGAGGTTCTGGACGCTCATCTTGTTCACACTGGAGTGAGCCTGAACTTCATCGAGGAATCTTCAGGagcccccagaaaaaaaaaaacacagcgagagagagagaggagtaaaTGGCACATGAAACCTTCCATCTCACTAGTTCCTTGTGCTCCTGTAGTCACCGGTTGTCTCTCGTCTCAGACTGTAAACTCCGTGGGCGGGAGCTGTCTGGATCTGTTCGTACAGCACTAAGCGCAGTGGGGTCCCGGGCCATAACTGAGGCTCCTCAGCGCTGCCACAggacaaatatataataatagtaACCCCAGTTCCACTGGAACGTGGGAAGAGGAAAGGGCCAGCGGTCACTAGTGCTGCAGACATGGGACCATTTAATCTGTGTGAAAACAGAGGTTCTCGCCTCTTTTAACAAGGATCCACGATACACCACATCATCTGTAGGCGaatgcttttcacaaaacaaccagtccatatctgatctctcagtcctcaaaggaaaccgACACAAccccttcaaaagacaagcttggGAACttcaattcataactctgctacaCATCAAAAATCAGACACTttataaagacactggatttatggctcaatCTGTAACCCCCTCACCCTCCTTTGTCCTACGACTGTAGCAGCGTTAACTgaccacttcactttgaatgggctGTTGCAATGTGTGTTAACTCCATATCTGTCTAGCTGTGACACACTTCggcctgctctacactacagagttagggcAGGTCTCCACTACAAACTTGCATGTAAtgcttctggtgaagacactctaagccATCGGCTTAATAACTCCAGAagttatgtcggcaggagaagctctacacagggggttacggtcagcataactatgtcactcaggggtgtggatttttcacacccttgagtgacagttataccaaagtaagttcTAATGTAGACCTGGGCTTCGGTTGACACAAAGCAGCTTACATAGACCTATCTATGAAAGTGTCTACACGTAAATTTTGCTCCTGTCGACATAACTGTTCAGCTATGCCAATttaataactccatctccatgAGCCGCGTAGAGTcaatgtagctaggtcgacaCAGTGTTATCTATGCTGTATTACTTATGTCAACTGTTACGGTCTTTCAggagccttcccacaatgcccctcaCTGACAGTACACTCaatacaagcgctcctggtgaggatgagCACCGCCAACACAAGGAGAAAAGTGTAAACCACacacaagcgatgtaattactgtggcGGCTGTATGCCGACcaagttaggtcgacttaattttgtagtgtagacatggcctgagtacctttcccagacctgaggaagagctctgtgtagctcgaaaaaCTGGTCtgtctcactaacagaagttggtccaataaaagacatta encodes:
- the ARHGAP22 gene encoding rho GTPase-activating protein 22 isoform X5 codes for the protein MPFFTAKYLKKSKCLRKGGAGDREKMPVNHEAFLLMANSQNEMEDWVKAIRRVIWAPFGGGIFGQRLEDTVQYERKYGLRLAPLLVEQCVDFIRERGLTEEGLFRMPGQANLVKDLQDSFDCGEKPLFDSNTDVHTVASLLKLYLRELPEPVIPFAKYEDFLSCGQLLSKDKGEGTRELAKQVKTLPQANYNLLKYICKFLDEVQAHSSVNKMSVQNLATVFGPNILRPKMEDPVTIMEGTSLVQHLMTVLISEHGQIFAISQADVAGAQPEARSVLQRSMVEWISEEDGEESRSEKSASSPADLPSSSAMAPDATPSLLAKNAPQEHSSKATQPATSPSKRVQTLPTWKYSFRQQGARSVSPKLGSSSLDIPNLSSSGNWLMNGLYSLRGHRRTSSGERVKDSGSSQRLSTYDNVPSSSLSLSAHSISSTAWSTSSCEISVVDSVSSCPACRASDSSALSSLKTEWATQGSLSQSEVKTVDLENSMERFEMCISSCSEQSDLAAASKDSAKCSRALQSLVSELKTGLSKQRTEYESSIKRIEETSADLRKRVTRLEEELDQERKKYTMLEIKLRNSERAREDAEKRNQLLQTEMEEFFSTLGNLTVASRGAKVAK
- the ARHGAP22 gene encoding rho GTPase-activating protein 22 isoform X6, with the protein product MCLMPEVRTFFLCRSCCLTLPGFCLKLSACHVAECCTRTRGIFGQRLEDTVQYERKYGLRLAPLLVEQCVDFIRERGLTEEGLFRMPGQANLVKDLQDSFDCGEKPLFDSNTDVHTVASLLKLYLRELPEPVIPFAKYEDFLSCGQLLSKDKGEGTRELAKQVKTLPQANYNLLKYICKFLDEVQAHSSVNKMSVQNLATVFGPNILRPKMEDPVTIMEGTSLVQHLMTVLISEHGQIFAISQADVAGAQPEARSVLQRSMVEWISEEDGEESRSEKSASSPADLPSSSAMAPDATPSLLAKNAPQEHSSKATQPATSPSKRVQTLPTWKYSFRQQGARSVSPKLGSSSLDIPNLSSSGNWLMNGLYSLRGHRRTSSGERVKDSGSSQRLSTYDNVPSSSLSLSAHSISSTAWSTSSCEISVVDSVSSCPACRASDSSALSSLKTEWATQGSLSQSEVKTVDLENSMERFEMCISSCSEQSDLAAASKDSAKCSRALQSLVSELKTGLSKQRTEYESSIKRIEETSADLRKRVTRLEEELDQERKKYTMLEIKLRNSERAREDAEKRNQLLQTEMEEFFSTLGNLTVASRGAKVAK
- the ARHGAP22 gene encoding rho GTPase-activating protein 22 isoform X4, which codes for MGLCCCKDWKGRSREPKGGAGDREKMPVNHEAFLLMANSQNEMEDWVKAIRRVIWAPFGGGIAHSSHAHKLKLLPQGIFGQRLEDTVQYERKYGLRLAPLLVEQCVDFIRERGLTEEGLFRMPGQANLVKDLQDSFDCGEKPLFDSNTDVHTVASLLKLYLRELPEPVIPFAKYEDFLSCGQLLSKDKGEGTRELAKQVKTLPQANYNLLKYICKFLDEVQAHSSVNKMSVQNLATVFGPNILRPKMEDPVTIMEGTSLVQHLMTVLISEHGQIFAISQADVAGAQPEARSVLQRSMVEWISEEDGEESRSEKSASSPADLPSSSAMAPDATPSLLAKNAPQEHSSKATQPATSPSKRVQTLPTWKYSFRQQGARSVSPKLGSSSLDIPNLSSSGNWLMNGLYSLRGHRRTSSGERVKDSGSSQRLSTYDNVPSSSLSLSAHSISSTAWSTSSCEISVVDSVSSCPACRASDSSALSSLKTEWATQGSLSQSEVKTVDLENSMERFEMCISSCSEQSDLAAASKDSAKCSRALQSLVSELKTGLSKQRTEYESSIKRIEETSADLRKRVTRLEEELDQERKKYTMLEIKLRNSERAREDAEKRNQLLQTEMEEFFSTLGNLTVASRGAKVAK
- the ARHGAP22 gene encoding rho GTPase-activating protein 22 isoform X3 gives rise to the protein MPFFTAKYLKKSKCLRKGGAGDREKMPVNHEAFLLMANSQNEMEDWVKAIRRVIWAPFGGGIAHSSHAHKLKLLPQGIFGQRLEDTVQYERKYGLRLAPLLVEQCVDFIRERGLTEEGLFRMPGQANLVKDLQDSFDCGEKPLFDSNTDVHTVASLLKLYLRELPEPVIPFAKYEDFLSCGQLLSKDKGEGTRELAKQVKTLPQANYNLLKYICKFLDEVQAHSSVNKMSVQNLATVFGPNILRPKMEDPVTIMEGTSLVQHLMTVLISEHGQIFAISQADVAGAQPEARSVLQRSMVEWISEEDGEESRSEKSASSPADLPSSSAMAPDATPSLLAKNAPQEHSSKATQPATSPSKRVQTLPTWKYSFRQQGARSVSPKLGSSSLDIPNLSSSGNWLMNGLYSLRGHRRTSSGERVKDSGSSQRLSTYDNVPSSSLSLSAHSISSTAWSTSSCEISVVDSVSSCPACRASDSSALSSLKTEWATQGSLSQSEVKTVDLENSMERFEMCISSCSEQSDLAAASKDSAKCSRALQSLVSELKTGLSKQRTEYESSIKRIEETSADLRKRVTRLEEELDQERKKYTMLEIKLRNSERAREDAEKRNQLLQTEMEEFFSTLGNLTVASRGAKVAK